One stretch of Microcebus murinus isolate Inina chromosome 12, M.murinus_Inina_mat1.0, whole genome shotgun sequence DNA includes these proteins:
- the FOXB2 gene encoding forkhead box protein B2: protein MPRPGKSSYSDQKPPYSYISLTAMAIQHSAEKMLPLSDIYKFIMERFPYYREHTQRWQNSLRHNLSFNDCFIKIPRRPDQPGKGSFWALHPDCGDMFENGSFLRRRKRFKVLRADHAHLHAGSTKGAPGAGPGGHLHPHHPHHPHHHHHHHAAAHHHHHHHPPQPPPPPPPPHMVHYFHQQPPTAPQPPPHLPSQPPQPPPQQSQPQQPSHPGKMQEAAAVAAAAAAAAAAAVGSVGRLSQFPPYGLGSAAAAAAAAAASTSGFKHPFAIENIIGRDYKGVLQAGGLPLASVMHHLGYPVPGQLGNVVSSVWPHVGVMDSVAAAAAAAAAAGVPVGPEYGAFGVPVKALCHSASQSLPAVPVPIKPTPALPPVTALPPALTVPAASQQPPTPSTVCSAAAASPVASLLEPTAPSAAAESKGGSLHSVLVHS from the coding sequence ATGCCGCGGCCGGGAAAGAGCTCGTATAGCGACCAAAAGCCGCCCTACTCGTACATCTCGCTGACCGCCATGGCCATCCAGCACTCGGCTGAGAAGATGCTGCCGCTGAGCGACATCTATAAGTTCATCATGGAGCGCTTCCCTTACTACCGCGAGCACACGCAGCGCTGGCAAAACAGCCTGCGCCACAACCTCTCCTTCAACGACTGCTTCATAAAGATTCCGCGGCGGCCCGACCAGCCTGGCAAGGGTAGCTTTTGGGCGCTGCACCCTGACTGCGGCGACATGTTCGAGAACGGCAGCTTCCTGCGGCGCCGCAAGCGCTTCAAGGTGCTGCGCGCAGACCACGCTCACCTGCACGCGGGAAGCACCAAGGGCGCGCCGGGTGCCGGGCCCGGAGGGCACCTTCATCCTCACCACCcacaccacccccaccaccaccaccaccaccacgcgGCCGcgcaccaccaccatcaccaccacccgccccagccgccgccgcccccgccgccgccgcacATGGTGCACTATTTCCACCAACAGCCGCCTACGGCTCCGCAGCCGCCGCCGCATCTCCCGTCGcagcccccgcagcccccgccccagCAGTCGCAGCCTCAGCAGCCGTCCCACCCTGGCAAGATGCAGGAGGCGGCGGCCGTGGCGGCCGCGGCGGCtgcagcggcagcggcggcggtgGGCAGCGTGGGACGCCTGTCTCAGTTTCCCCCCTACGGGCTGGGatcggccgccgccgccgccgccgcggccgctgCGTCCACATCGGGCTTCAAGCACCCGTTCGCCATCGAGAACATCATCGGCCGGGACTACAAGGGCGTGCTGCAGGCTGGCGGGCTGCCCTTGGCGTCGGTCATGCACCACCTGGGCTACCCCGTGCCGGGCCAGCTCGGCAACGTCGTCAGCTCGGTGTGGCCGCACGTTGGCGTTATGGATTCGGTGGCAGCagcagccgctgccgccgctgcAGCCGGAGTCCCTGTAGGCCCAGAGTACGGGGCCTTCGGGGTCCCGGTCAAGGCCCTGTGCCACTCGGCAAGCCAGAGCCTGCCTGCGGTGCCGGTACCCATCAAGCCCACGCCTGCGCTGCCGCCGGTGACCGCGCTGCCGCCGGCTCTCACTGTCCCCGCCGCCTCGCAGCAGCCGCCAACGCCATCCACCGTGTGCTCGGCGGCCGCGGCCTCGCCGGTCGCTTCTCTACTGGAGCCCACAGCCCCGAGCGCCGCCGCAGAGAGCAAGGGCGGCTCCCTGCACTCGGTGCTGGTGCACTCCTAG